In Arthrobacter sp. MN05-02, the genomic stretch GGAGTGGTGCTCGTCGTCGTCGTGCAGAACCTCATGCCGGTGCTGATGGCGGCCGGGGGACTCTCGGTCGCCTCGCTCCTGAACACCGCCGGCGACGGCACCGCCGCGCTCCTGCGGGCCGCCGTCGTCGCCGGTCTGGCTCTCGCGGCGATGGACCTCCTCGTGGTCCAGCGCCGGAACCGCAAGAAGACCCGCATGACCAAGAAGGAGGTCAAGGACGAGAACAAGAACTCCGATGGCGACCCCCTCATCAAGTCCCAGCGTCGTTCTCGCCAGCTGGCGATGAGCCGCAACCGCATGATCGCCGCGGTGGGCGGGGCCGACGTCGTCCTCGTCAACCCGACGCACGTGGCGGTGGCGCTCAGGTACGAGCCGGGGCGGTCAGCACCGCGCGTCGTCGCGAAGGGTGCGGGCGTGATCGCCGCGAAGATCCGTGAGGAAGCGGAGAAGAAGCAGGTACCGATGGTCTCCGACATCCCGCTGGCCCGTGCGCTGCACGCCGCATGCGAGCTCGGCCAGGAGATCCCGTTCGAGAACTACGACCAGGTGGCCCGCATCCTGGCGTTCGTCATGTCCCTCAGGACCCGGGGGGCCGCACGCGGCCTCCACACCCTTCCCGCCCGACCCTCAGCCGCCGGAGGCTTCTAGACCATGCGCTCCTCCCTCCCGAAATTCCTGGTCCCGGTCGGCGTCGTCGGCATCATCCTGCTCCTCGTGGTGCCGGTGCCGTCGGTGCTGCTGGACGTGCTGATCATCGTGAACATCCTGCTGGCGCTCGTGATCCTGCTGAACACCATGTTCATCCGCAAACCCCTCGACTTCTCCGTGTTCCCTTCCCTGCTGCTCGTTGCGACACTGTTCCGGCTGGGCTTGAACGTCGCCTCGACCCGGCTGGTGCTCGGCGAAGGGTATGCGGGGGAGGTCATCGCGGCCTTCGGACACGTCGCCGTCGGCGGCTCGATCATCATCGGCGCGGTGGTCTTCCTGATTCTCGTCGTGATCCAGTTCGTGGTGGTCACCAAGGGCGCCGAACGCGTGGCCGAGGTCGGTGCCCGCTTCACCCTGGACGCCATGCCGGGCAAGCAGATGGCCATCGACGCCGACCTCAACGCGGGGCTGATCACGGACACGCAGGCCCGTGAACGCCGCGCGGAGGTCTCGGCGGAGGCCGACTTCTACGGGGCCATGGACGGCGCATCGAAGTTCGTGAAGGGCGATGCCATCGCCGGGATCATCATCATCATCATCAACATCATCGGTGGCATCGCGATCGGCATGCTGCAGGGCGGCCTGCCCATCTCCGAGGCCCTCACCACCTACGGGCTGCTCACCATCGGCGACGGCCTCGTCACCCAGATCCCGGCACTGCTCATGGCCGTGTCCACCGGCATGATCGTCACGCGGTCCAACGCCGAGGCGGACATGGGCTCGACGGCGGCCCAGCAGCTCGGGCAGTCGCAGAACGCCCTGCGCATCGCGGGCGCGGCGGCGATCGTCATGGCGCTCATCCCGGGCATGCCGAAGCTGCCGTTCATCGTGGTCGGTGCAGGTCTGATCGTGATCGCGCAGCGCCTCAAGAAGTCCGACGACGACGCCCGCACCGCGGCGGCGGCGCTCGAGGCCGAAGCCGCCGCACCCTCCGCCGACAGCACGGACGACCTGCTCGAGCAGATGCGGGTCCACGCCCTCGAGGTACTGCTCGCACCGGATCTCGTGGACGTCGTCACAGGAGCTCCCGACGACCTCCTCGGACGCGTCCGCGCCCTCCGCCGCAAGGTCGCCCTGGAACTCGGGGTCGTCGTGCCCCCCGTCCGCACGCGGGACAGCATCGACCTGCCGCCCGCCACCTACGTCATCAGGATCGCCGGTGTCGAGGCCGGCCGGGGCGAGGCGCCGCGCGGCAAGGTCCTGGCGCTCGGCGACCACCTCGCGCACCTGCCGGGCACCGCCGTCGTCGAGCCCGTCTTCGGACTCGCCGGGAAGTGGGTGCCCTCGGAGCTGCGGCACAACGCGGAACTCGCCGGTGCCACCGTGATCGACCGCGTCTCGGTCCTCGTGACCCACCTGTCCTCGGTGATCACGGCCAATGCCGCACGGCTGCTGACGCGCGAGGACGTCCGGGTACTGACCGACGGCGTCCGCCAGGTCAACCCCTCCGCCGTCGAGGAGCTGGTTCCCGGGCTGCTGTCCCTCGCCGAGGTGCAGCGGGTGCTGCAGGGGCTGCTGTCCGAGCAGGTCCCGATCAACGACCTCGCCCGCATCTACGAGGCACTGACCCTGAAGGCGAAGTCCTCGTCCGAACCGGAGGGCCTGGTCGAGGCGGCCCGGCTGGCACTCGGTCCCGCTGTGACCCAGCAGTATCTCGACGGCACGCTGCTGCGGGTCGTCATGATCGACCCGCTGCTCGAACAGTCCATGCTCGAGGGGCTGCGCCCGTCCGACCAGGGCACGCAGATCCTCCTCGATCCCGCCCGGACCGAAGCCGTCCTCG encodes the following:
- a CDS encoding flagellar biosynthesis protein FlhB, coding for MAEDSGERTEQATDKRMKDVRSKGQLAKSEDFTAWVGVGAAALMLPSLISRSSDAATEQLARVADTIASPDPATALDALADAGASLGAILGPFLGVLLVAVLGTAALQGGIHVKKFSGRFEQFNVVNGLKRILGGQALWQGAKALLKTAVVGVVLVVVVQNLMPVLMAAGGLSVASLLNTAGDGTAALLRAAVVAGLALAAMDLLVVQRRNRKKTRMTKKEVKDENKNSDGDPLIKSQRRSRQLAMSRNRMIAAVGGADVVLVNPTHVAVALRYEPGRSAPRVVAKGAGVIAAKIREEAEKKQVPMVSDIPLARALHAACELGQEIPFENYDQVARILAFVMSLRTRGAARGLHTLPARPSAAGGF
- the flhA gene encoding flagellar biosynthesis protein FlhA, which encodes MRSSLPKFLVPVGVVGIILLLVVPVPSVLLDVLIIVNILLALVILLNTMFIRKPLDFSVFPSLLLVATLFRLGLNVASTRLVLGEGYAGEVIAAFGHVAVGGSIIIGAVVFLILVVIQFVVVTKGAERVAEVGARFTLDAMPGKQMAIDADLNAGLITDTQARERRAEVSAEADFYGAMDGASKFVKGDAIAGIIIIIINIIGGIAIGMLQGGLPISEALTTYGLLTIGDGLVTQIPALLMAVSTGMIVTRSNAEADMGSTAAQQLGQSQNALRIAGAAAIVMALIPGMPKLPFIVVGAGLIVIAQRLKKSDDDARTAAAALEAEAAAPSADSTDDLLEQMRVHALEVLLAPDLVDVVTGAPDDLLGRVRALRRKVALELGVVVPPVRTRDSIDLPPATYVIRIAGVEAGRGEAPRGKVLALGDHLAHLPGTAVVEPVFGLAGKWVPSELRHNAELAGATVIDRVSVLVTHLSSVITANAARLLTREDVRVLTDGVRQVNPSAVEELVPGLLSLAEVQRVLQGLLSEQVPINDLARIYEALTLKAKSSSEPEGLVEAARLALGPAVTQQYLDGTLLRVVMIDPLLEQSMLEGLRPSDQGTQILLDPARTEAVLASIRSTVADIETTGRTAVLVCAPALRPALKRLVGPQAAGLPVLSYQEVTSANVAIETIGVVRGSAVISS